A genomic window from Pseudomonas argentinensis includes:
- a CDS encoding ABC transporter permease — protein MMRLLGFRLLQAVMVAVLIGALTFLLMSLLPGDAAYRIAAGRYGYDMVNSAAAEAVRAELGLDQPVLWRFTAWIGDLLSLDLGNSLVTGRPVLDMVAHELGSSVRLAVGAVLLSFLIGPPIGIFAGLRPGGMLDRGLLLLSTVTRAIPHFVLGVILVLIFSVWLMVLPSAGHGSFIHTILPTLTLALGLAAVSSRVARDATVAVASSAYFAFGRLKGLSGAQVFMRHGLRNIGVPVVTYLGVQLVYLIEGVVVVETLFAWPGIGHGLVHAIVQRDVPMVQGTALAMGLMFVLLNTAVDLLNHLIDPRRRTA, from the coding sequence ATGATGCGGTTGCTGGGCTTTCGCCTGCTGCAGGCGGTGATGGTCGCCGTGCTGATCGGCGCCCTGACCTTTCTGCTGATGAGCCTGTTGCCCGGCGATGCGGCCTATCGCATCGCCGCCGGGCGCTATGGCTACGACATGGTCAATAGCGCGGCGGCCGAAGCGGTGCGCGCCGAGCTGGGTTTGGATCAGCCGGTGCTGTGGCGCTTCACGGCGTGGATCGGCGACCTGCTGAGCCTCGACCTGGGTAACTCGCTGGTCACCGGCAGGCCGGTGCTGGACATGGTCGCTCACGAACTGGGCAGCTCCGTGCGCCTGGCGGTCGGCGCCGTGTTGCTGTCCTTCCTGATCGGCCCGCCCATCGGCATTTTCGCCGGGCTGCGGCCGGGCGGCATGCTGGACCGCGGCCTGCTGCTGCTCAGCACGGTCACCCGCGCCATCCCGCACTTCGTGCTCGGGGTGATTCTGGTGCTGATCTTCTCGGTATGGCTGATGGTGCTGCCGTCCGCCGGCCATGGCAGCTTCATCCACACCATCCTGCCTACCCTGACCCTGGCATTGGGCCTGGCGGCGGTCTCCTCACGGGTCGCGCGGGACGCCACCGTGGCGGTGGCGTCGTCCGCCTACTTTGCCTTCGGCCGCCTCAAGGGGCTGAGCGGTGCCCAGGTGTTCATGCGCCATGGCCTGCGCAATATCGGCGTGCCGGTGGTGACCTATCTCGGCGTGCAGCTGGTGTACCTGATCGAGGGCGTGGTGGTGGTCGAGACGCTGTTCGCCTGGCCGGGCATCGGCCACGGCCTGGTGCACGCCATCGTCCAGCGCGACGTGCCCATGGTGCAGGGCACCGCATTGGCCATGGGGCTGATGTTCGTGCTGCTCAATACCGCCGTGGACCTGCTCAACCACCTGATCGACCCGCGCCGGAGAACCGCATGA
- a CDS encoding tRNA (adenine(22)-N(1))-methyltransferase translates to MNPRQLSARLERVAAQVPAGARLADIGTDHGYLLVALVKRGVISAAVAGEVALTPLRAVERSVRENGLGEQIAVRLADGLAAIEPGDGITAISFCGMGGETIRDILARDKGRLGGNELLILQPNGGEQPLRRWLMDNGYRIRHEEVLQENRFFYEIIVAEPGEPRRHTDRALYFGPLLVQERSPVFVAKWRRLLRLKQQTLAGLARAQRIVQDEELEQQVRWISEMLASDGCAQA, encoded by the coding sequence TTGAACCCACGCCAATTATCCGCGCGCCTGGAGCGCGTCGCCGCCCAGGTGCCGGCCGGAGCGCGGCTTGCCGATATCGGCACCGACCACGGCTACCTGCTCGTCGCGCTGGTCAAGCGTGGGGTGATCAGCGCTGCGGTCGCCGGCGAGGTGGCGCTCACACCGTTGCGCGCGGTGGAGCGAAGTGTTCGCGAGAACGGCCTGGGCGAGCAGATCGCCGTGCGCCTGGCCGATGGTTTGGCGGCCATCGAGCCCGGTGACGGCATCACCGCCATCAGCTTCTGCGGCATGGGCGGCGAGACCATTCGCGACATCCTCGCGCGGGACAAGGGGCGGCTCGGCGGCAACGAGCTATTGATCCTGCAACCCAATGGCGGCGAGCAGCCGCTGCGCAGGTGGCTGATGGATAACGGCTACCGCATCCGCCACGAGGAAGTGCTGCAGGAAAACCGCTTCTTCTACGAGATCATCGTTGCCGAGCCCGGTGAACCGAGGCGCCATACCGACAGAGCGCTGTATTTCGGCCCGCTATTGGTGCAAGAGCGCAGCCCGGTTTTTGTCGCCAAGTGGCGGCGCCTGCTGCGTCTCAAACAGCAGACCTTGGCTGGCCTGGCCCGCGCTCAGCGGATCGTGCAGGATGAGGAACTGGAGCAGCAGGTGCGCTGGATCAGCGAGATGCTCGCCTCCGACGGTTGTGCACAGGCCTGA
- a CDS encoding SDR family NAD(P)-dependent oxidoreductase, whose amino-acid sequence MNRTFVVFGAQNSVGALAARQYGNQGYDVVLVTDHAHCIKALTSVLESEGIATRTFTGELARPEQARAMIRSIRSSVGPIDAMYYGLDCSNGPAHGDDAAELGCLNLAALVSELLPDMRSRKAGAILLDQGAADLSCAHGANARLCLQCLQEARACEGVQVGTLSLGALIGGQRAC is encoded by the coding sequence ATGAATCGAACTTTCGTGGTCTTCGGGGCGCAGAACAGCGTGGGCGCGCTGGCCGCCCGTCAGTATGGCAACCAGGGGTATGACGTGGTGCTGGTGACCGACCATGCGCATTGCATAAAGGCATTGACCAGCGTGCTGGAAAGCGAAGGCATCGCCACCCGCACCTTTACCGGCGAGCTGGCGCGGCCGGAGCAGGCCAGGGCGATGATCCGCTCCATCCGCAGCAGCGTCGGGCCGATCGACGCCATGTACTACGGCCTGGACTGCAGCAATGGGCCAGCCCACGGTGATGATGCGGCCGAGCTGGGTTGCCTGAACCTGGCGGCGCTGGTCAGCGAGCTGCTGCCCGACATGCGCTCGCGCAAGGCCGGCGCCATCCTGCTCGACCAGGGCGCCGCAGACCTGTCGTGCGCCCACGGCGCCAATGCCCGGCTGTGCCTGCAATGCCTCCAGGAGGCGCGTGCCTGTGAAGGTGTGCAGGTGGGCACCCTCAGCCTCGGCGCCTTGATCGGCGGCCAGCGCGCCTGCTGA
- a CDS encoding ABC transporter substrate-binding protein, producing MHSRNRPRLSLLAGAFAAWLTLTAGPVAAEESVFDVVAPFEIGGLDPAISGFIFQRMQITETLLEADAKGQPLPALAERWSLSDDGKQWTLAIRQGVKFHDGSDLTAAVAVHALEAARKKPGMLRDAPITAISASGNEVVITLSKPFKPLAALLAHSSTNILPGAAYDADDNVKQIIATGPYRLTLLEPPQRLAAERFEGYWGAKPSIEKTTYLGAGRGETRSLMAESGGAELVFQLDPPSIARLQRNPKVQVLMGPVPRVLVLAANAGSGATAPVEVRQALSLAINREGITAAVLRAPGTGATQMFADSVPAWHDASLPPLKYDPQAARDLLAAQGWAPGADGILEKDGQRLQLKLLTYSDRPELPLIATALQAQLREVGVDVEVAVTNASAIPAAHNDGTLQLALYGRNYALVPDPLLTLMADFGNGGAEWGPLGWNNPQFDQTLSKLLASDDPAEQQQLRNKLMTLVQTDLPLIPIAWYRQSIAVSKQVEGAAIDPFERTFGLSSMRWRP from the coding sequence ATGCACTCCAGGAACCGCCCTCGCCTCTCACTGCTCGCCGGTGCCTTCGCCGCCTGGCTGACGCTGACAGCCGGCCCTGTCGCCGCCGAAGAAAGCGTGTTCGACGTGGTCGCGCCGTTCGAGATCGGCGGGCTGGACCCGGCGATTTCCGGGTTTATCTTCCAGCGCATGCAGATCACCGAAACCCTGCTCGAGGCCGACGCCAAGGGCCAGCCGCTGCCTGCCCTGGCCGAGCGCTGGAGCCTGTCGGACGATGGCAAGCAGTGGACCCTGGCGATCCGCCAGGGCGTGAAATTCCACGACGGCAGCGACCTCACCGCCGCCGTTGCCGTCCATGCCCTGGAGGCGGCGCGCAAGAAGCCCGGCATGCTGCGTGACGCGCCGATCACCGCGATCAGCGCCAGTGGCAATGAGGTGGTGATCACCCTCAGCAAACCCTTCAAGCCACTGGCCGCGCTGCTGGCTCACTCGTCCACCAACATCCTGCCCGGCGCGGCCTATGACGCCGACGACAACGTCAAGCAGATCATCGCCACCGGGCCCTATCGACTGACCCTGCTGGAACCGCCCCAGCGTCTCGCCGCCGAGCGCTTCGAGGGTTACTGGGGCGCGAAGCCGAGCATCGAGAAGACCACCTACCTGGGGGCCGGACGCGGCGAAACCCGCTCGCTGATGGCCGAGAGTGGCGGTGCCGAACTGGTGTTCCAGCTCGACCCGCCGAGCATCGCGCGCCTGCAGCGCAACCCCAAGGTGCAGGTGCTGATGGGCCCGGTGCCGCGCGTGCTGGTGCTGGCGGCGAATGCCGGCAGCGGTGCCACCGCGCCGGTGGAGGTGCGTCAGGCGCTGAGCCTGGCGATCAACCGCGAAGGCATCACCGCTGCCGTGCTGCGCGCCCCGGGTACCGGCGCGACGCAGATGTTCGCCGACAGCGTGCCGGCCTGGCACGACGCCAGCCTGCCGCCACTGAAGTACGACCCGCAGGCGGCCCGTGACCTGCTCGCCGCCCAGGGCTGGGCGCCAGGCGCCGACGGCATTCTGGAAAAGGATGGCCAGCGCCTGCAGCTCAAGCTGCTCACCTACTCCGATCGCCCGGAACTGCCGCTGATCGCCACCGCCCTGCAGGCGCAGTTGCGTGAGGTCGGCGTGGACGTGGAAGTCGCCGTGACCAACGCCAGCGCCATCCCCGCCGCGCACAACGACGGCACGCTGCAACTGGCCCTGTACGGGCGCAACTACGCCCTGGTGCCCGATCCGCTGCTGACCCTGATGGCCGACTTCGGCAACGGCGGCGCCGAATGGGGCCCGCTGGGCTGGAACAACCCGCAGTTCGACCAGACCCTGAGCAAACTGCTGGCCAGCGATGACCCGGCCGAGCAACAGCAGCTGCGCAACAAGCTGATGACCCTGGTGCAGACCGATCTGCCGCTGATTCCCATCGCCTGGTATCGCCAGTCCATTGCCGTATCCAAGCAGGTCGAAGGCGCCGCCATCGATCCGTTCGAGCGCACCTTCGGCCTGAGCAGCATGCGGTGGCGCCCATGA
- a CDS encoding SDR family oxidoreductase yields the protein MKTVLITGCSSGYGLETACHFLANGWKVIATMRAPRTNLIPASDNLRILPLDVTQPESISRALEAAGPIDVLVNNAGIGLLGAFEATPMSTVREIFETNTFGVMAMCQAVIPQFRERGAGTIVNVTSSATLSPFPLVAAYTASKTAIEGFTASLEHELKAVGVRVKLVEPGYGPSTSFTANGQQRMQGLITKPYEPLAHEVFAGFGQLAAVTATTDVAEGIWSAANDTSGRLHFPAGADAIALTRTA from the coding sequence ATGAAGACTGTACTTATCACTGGCTGTTCGTCCGGCTATGGCCTGGAAACCGCCTGTCACTTCCTGGCAAACGGCTGGAAGGTCATCGCTACCATGCGGGCCCCTCGGACGAACCTGATTCCAGCCTCGGACAACCTGCGCATCCTGCCGCTGGATGTCACCCAGCCCGAGAGCATCAGCCGGGCTTTGGAGGCCGCTGGCCCCATTGATGTATTGGTGAACAATGCCGGCATTGGCCTGCTCGGTGCATTCGAAGCCACCCCAATGTCCACGGTACGGGAGATCTTCGAGACCAATACATTTGGTGTAATGGCCATGTGCCAGGCAGTGATCCCGCAGTTTCGCGAGCGCGGAGCCGGCACGATCGTCAACGTCACATCCAGCGCTACGCTGTCCCCGTTCCCCCTCGTGGCCGCCTACACGGCCAGCAAGACCGCTATCGAAGGCTTCACGGCTTCCCTGGAGCATGAACTCAAGGCGGTGGGCGTGCGGGTCAAACTGGTCGAGCCCGGCTACGGACCTTCCACGAGCTTCACCGCCAACGGCCAGCAGCGCATGCAGGGCCTGATCACGAAGCCCTACGAACCCCTCGCCCATGAGGTGTTCGCGGGATTCGGCCAACTCGCCGCAGTGACAGCCACAACGGATGTCGCTGAAGGTATCTGGAGTGCCGCCAACGACACCTCCGGCCGGCTGCATTTCCCGGCCGGTGCCGACGCCATTGCACTGACGCGGACTGCCTGA
- a CDS encoding ABC transporter ATP-binding protein, whose protein sequence is MKPLLSTRALEIRTATAQLVEPLSIDLWPGKVLTIIGETGSGKSLFAQGIVGNLPAGLSAHGEIELAGGLRESGLANRRRAAWGRELAVLPQEPWLSLDPTMRALDQVAETYRYVVGKNAQESRQQSRQDLTQLGIEQAEAKFPFQLSGGMAQRLAFAATHAGGAKVMIADEPTKGLDSARIGEVISLLQAGIAEGGALLIITHDIEVARRLGGQVMIMLKGRIIESGSAAQVLDAPTHEYTRRLLNADPARWPRHEPSVSSGEPVVQVRDLAVERGDRVLFEGLSFDVRPGEVVGVTGPSGCGKSTLGDVILGLMQARSGTLTKRREAPRVAFQKLYQDPVAAFPPTVTLGRCLADLVNLHRLDASRIDGLLARLRLDGGLLNRLPGNVSGGELQRFSLLRVLLLDPVFIFADEPSSRLDLITQQEMIELLVETARERRTAVLLVSHDEALIEAVADQRIRLGH, encoded by the coding sequence ATGAAACCACTGCTGAGCACCCGCGCCCTGGAAATTCGTACCGCCACCGCGCAACTGGTCGAGCCGCTGTCCATCGACCTGTGGCCCGGCAAGGTGCTGACCATCATCGGCGAAACCGGCTCGGGCAAGAGCCTGTTCGCCCAGGGCATCGTCGGCAACCTGCCGGCAGGGCTCTCGGCCCATGGCGAGATCGAACTGGCCGGTGGCCTGCGCGAATCCGGCCTGGCCAACCGCCGGCGTGCCGCCTGGGGCCGTGAACTCGCCGTACTGCCCCAGGAGCCCTGGCTGAGCCTGGACCCGACCATGCGCGCCCTCGACCAGGTGGCGGAAACCTACCGCTACGTGGTCGGCAAAAACGCTCAGGAATCCCGTCAGCAAAGCCGCCAGGACCTGACGCAGCTGGGCATCGAGCAGGCCGAGGCGAAGTTTCCCTTCCAGCTCTCCGGCGGCATGGCCCAGCGCCTGGCCTTCGCCGCCACCCACGCCGGCGGCGCCAAGGTGATGATCGCCGACGAACCCACCAAGGGCCTCGACAGCGCGCGTATCGGCGAAGTGATCAGCCTGTTGCAGGCCGGCATCGCCGAGGGCGGCGCGCTGCTGATCATCACCCACGATATCGAGGTGGCGCGCCGGCTCGGCGGCCAGGTGATGATCATGCTCAAGGGGCGGATCATCGAGAGTGGCAGCGCCGCGCAGGTGCTCGATGCGCCAACCCATGAATACACCCGACGCCTGTTGAACGCCGACCCGGCACGCTGGCCGCGCCATGAACCGTCGGTGTCGAGCGGCGAGCCAGTGGTACAGGTGCGCGACCTGGCCGTGGAGCGTGGTGACCGCGTGCTGTTCGAGGGGTTGTCGTTCGACGTGCGCCCTGGCGAGGTGGTCGGCGTCACCGGCCCGTCGGGCTGCGGCAAGTCGACCCTGGGTGACGTCATACTCGGGTTGATGCAGGCACGCAGCGGTACCCTGACCAAGCGCCGCGAGGCGCCACGCGTGGCCTTCCAGAAGCTCTACCAGGACCCGGTGGCGGCCTTTCCGCCGACCGTCACCCTGGGCCGCTGCCTGGCCGATCTGGTGAATTTGCATCGCCTCGATGCCAGCCGTATCGATGGCCTGCTCGCGCGCCTGCGTCTCGACGGCGGCCTGCTCAACCGCCTCCCCGGCAACGTCTCCGGCGGCGAGCTGCAACGCTTTTCCCTGCTGCGCGTGCTGCTGCTCGACCCGGTGTTCATCTTTGCCGACGAACCCAGCTCGCGCCTCGACCTGATCACCCAGCAGGAGATGATCGAATTGCTGGTGGAAACGGCCCGGGAACGCCGCACCGCGGTGCTGCTGGTCAGCCATGACGAGGCGCTGATCGAGGCGGTAGCGGATCAGCGCATTCGTCTGGGCCACTGA
- a CDS encoding AraC family transcriptional regulator gives MMSDPLSEVVRLLHPQAVFANLISGKGIWAVRYSEFGKPSFCIMLEGSCRLAVDGHEPITLSAGDFVLLPTTPGFTISSFAAASPVHMDPDNVPEGQELRYGEQTGLPDMRSLGGSFVFDCADPGLLVSLLPEVVHVQGSMRLAQLVQMVGEETADGKPGGDFMRTRLAEMLLVEAMRSTTSGSAPPGLLRGLGDERLATALKQMHAHIDQRWSVAQLAKIAALSRSSFFDRFTRTVGVAPMEYLLSWRMEIAKELLRRGESSVSEIAERIGYGSTSAFSVAFTRHVGQPPSHYARAV, from the coding sequence ATGATGAGTGACCCTCTTTCCGAAGTTGTGCGGCTGCTGCACCCGCAGGCTGTATTCGCCAACCTGATCAGCGGCAAGGGTATCTGGGCAGTGCGCTACTCCGAATTTGGTAAGCCCAGTTTCTGCATCATGCTGGAAGGCAGTTGCCGCCTGGCCGTGGATGGTCATGAGCCGATAACGCTCAGTGCCGGCGATTTCGTGCTGCTGCCCACGACGCCCGGCTTCACGATATCCAGCTTCGCCGCCGCGTCCCCGGTTCACATGGATCCCGACAACGTGCCGGAGGGGCAGGAATTGCGCTATGGCGAGCAGACAGGCTTACCCGACATGCGCTCATTGGGTGGTTCGTTCGTATTCGACTGCGCCGATCCGGGCTTGCTGGTGTCGCTGCTGCCAGAAGTGGTGCATGTGCAGGGTTCGATGCGGCTGGCGCAGCTCGTGCAGATGGTGGGCGAGGAGACCGCAGATGGGAAACCAGGCGGCGATTTCATGCGTACCCGGCTGGCCGAAATGCTGCTCGTCGAAGCCATGCGTTCCACCACATCGGGAAGCGCCCCGCCGGGCCTGCTCCGTGGATTGGGCGATGAGCGATTAGCAACCGCGTTGAAGCAGATGCATGCACATATTGACCAGCGCTGGTCGGTTGCCCAACTTGCCAAGATCGCTGCGCTATCGCGATCCAGCTTCTTTGATCGATTCACGCGGACGGTCGGGGTCGCGCCGATGGAGTACCTGCTCTCGTGGCGGATGGAAATCGCGAAAGAACTCCTGCGTCGTGGCGAATCGTCCGTTTCGGAGATCGCCGAACGCATCGGCTACGGCTCGACCAGCGCGTTCAGCGTGGCATTCACCAGGCATGTCGGACAGCCACCCAGCCACTACGCGCGCGCAGTGTGA
- a CDS encoding ABC transporter permease — MSLEITIAEAAPAPRATVRFIGLALLAALVAFAIGVPLLWGVDIAKQDYSAILAGVSSAHPLGTDHLGRDMLARLAAAVRLSLGLALVSVATAAIPGVLLGILAAWKGGWVDKGLGLLAEMFLALPGLLLVLLIVAIYPGSFLALYGAVALVLWIEYFRMTRALARTVLASPAVAASQLLGFGPAYIIRRHLLPELAPLLMTIAAFGAAAAIMAIAALGFVSVGVKPPTAELGLMITELLPYFAEAPSVIALPITVIFLIVLSLLLIAGGRKP; from the coding sequence ATGAGCCTGGAAATCACCATCGCCGAGGCGGCGCCCGCACCGCGCGCGACCGTCCGTTTCATCGGCCTCGCCCTGCTCGCGGCGCTGGTCGCCTTTGCCATCGGCGTGCCGCTGCTGTGGGGCGTGGACATCGCCAAGCAGGACTACAGCGCGATTCTCGCCGGCGTGAGCAGCGCCCACCCGTTGGGCACCGATCACCTGGGCCGCGACATGCTCGCCCGCCTGGCCGCCGCCGTGCGCCTGTCCCTGGGCCTGGCGCTGGTCAGCGTGGCCACCGCGGCCATTCCCGGCGTGCTGCTGGGCATCCTGGCGGCCTGGAAAGGCGGCTGGGTCGACAAGGGCCTGGGCCTTTTGGCCGAGATGTTTCTGGCTCTGCCCGGCCTGCTGCTGGTACTGCTGATCGTGGCCATCTACCCCGGCTCGTTTCTCGCCCTGTATGGCGCGGTGGCGCTGGTGCTGTGGATCGAATACTTCCGCATGACCCGCGCCCTGGCGCGCACCGTGCTGGCCTCGCCAGCCGTGGCGGCTTCGCAGCTGCTGGGCTTCGGCCCGGCATACATCATCCGCCGCCACCTGTTGCCGGAACTGGCGCCACTGCTGATGACCATCGCCGCCTTTGGCGCCGCCGCGGCGATCATGGCCATCGCCGCCCTGGGCTTCGTCAGCGTCGGCGTCAAGCCGCCCACCGCCGAGCTGGGGCTGATGATCACCGAGCTGCTGCCGTACTTCGCCGAAGCGCCGTCGGTGATCGCCCTGCCGATCACCGTGATCTTTCTTATCGTTCTGTCACTGCTGCTGATTGCCGGGGGGCGCAAGCCATGA
- a CDS encoding sensor histidine kinase: MKTVHNPSLISRLLWSLCIMQVVVLMAAIAGTLYHIIDDQFTFMDDAVIEALEDSIAVQPQGLVFASSEPLRQLQAANPGLWVVIADGNGRRNELGRVPGEYRELANYLPVLGISQIRTLPEHRQLTMRIEVKEIQGQRVHIMVGGVADLSFTSLIVQATGLLSPYFLTPLLLFTLLATPIVVLRAMRGVRRLASRAAALDISQPDAHLPEDSVPREIRPLVSAFNAAMERSSKAYHARDRFLRDAAHELRMPIAVLMARLDGMPAHPIKPMLQIDLARLATVAEQLLDLQRLQAPQMEFAPVDLVALGREVIFDIAPLALARCDDLVLEAPEQPIWVLGQASALSRVVTNLLQNALVHGAGVGTISLRIGADASVAVADQGPGVAREDREQIFQPFYRGKTEQPGHGLGLHLVREIVRAHGGRISVEDAAGGGAVFRVQLPLASA, translated from the coding sequence ATGAAAACGGTCCATAACCCGTCGTTGATCAGCCGCCTGCTGTGGTCGCTGTGCATCATGCAGGTGGTGGTGCTGATGGCGGCGATTGCCGGCACCCTGTATCACATCATCGACGACCAGTTCACCTTCATGGACGATGCGGTGATCGAAGCCCTGGAGGATTCCATTGCCGTGCAACCCCAGGGGCTGGTCTTCGCGTCCAGCGAGCCGTTACGCCAGTTGCAGGCGGCCAACCCCGGCCTGTGGGTGGTGATCGCCGACGGCAACGGGCGGCGTAACGAACTCGGCCGCGTGCCGGGCGAATACCGCGAGCTGGCCAACTACCTGCCGGTGCTCGGCATCTCGCAGATACGCACCCTGCCGGAACACCGCCAGCTGACCATGCGCATCGAGGTCAAGGAGATACAGGGGCAACGCGTGCATATCATGGTCGGCGGCGTGGCGGATCTGAGCTTCACCAGCCTGATCGTCCAGGCCACCGGGCTGCTGAGCCCCTACTTCCTGACACCGCTGCTGCTCTTCACCCTGCTCGCCACGCCCATCGTGGTGCTGCGCGCCATGCGCGGGGTGCGCCGGCTGGCCAGCCGCGCCGCGGCGCTGGACATCTCGCAGCCCGATGCGCACCTGCCCGAGGACTCGGTGCCGCGGGAAATTCGCCCGCTGGTCAGCGCCTTCAACGCGGCCATGGAGCGCTCCAGCAAGGCCTACCACGCCCGCGACCGCTTCCTGCGTGACGCCGCCCATGAACTGCGCATGCCGATCGCCGTACTGATGGCGCGCCTCGACGGCATGCCCGCGCACCCGATCAAACCCATGCTGCAGATCGACCTGGCACGCCTGGCCACCGTGGCCGAGCAGTTGCTCGACTTGCAACGGCTGCAGGCCCCGCAGATGGAGTTCGCGCCGGTGGATCTGGTGGCCCTGGGCCGCGAGGTGATTTTCGACATCGCCCCCCTGGCCCTGGCCCGTTGCGACGACCTGGTGCTGGAAGCGCCCGAGCAGCCGATATGGGTGCTGGGCCAGGCCAGCGCCCTGAGCCGGGTGGTCACCAACCTGCTGCAGAACGCCCTGGTGCACGGTGCCGGGGTCGGCACCATCAGCCTGCGCATCGGCGCCGATGCCAGCGTGGCAGTGGCCGACCAGGGCCCTGGTGTGGCGCGGGAAGATCGCGAGCAGATCTTCCAGCCCTTCTACCGCGGCAAGACCGAACAGCCCGGGCATGGCCTCGGCCTGCACCTGGTACGGGAGATCGTGCGTGCCCATGGCGGGCGTATCAGCGTCGAGGATGCTGCCGGCGGCGGCGCCGTGTTCCGGGTGCAACTACCCCTGGCCTCCGCTTAG
- a CDS encoding response regulator transcription factor: protein MRILLVEDDLPMAQALQEALGRHGLLVDTVHSLAAAGATLRLSVHDLLILDRGLPDGDGVGFIATARRLCPALPIVLLTARGEIAERVDGLDGGADDYLVKPVAVDELLARVRAIARRPATLVLPTATLGALSFDFSAREAVVDGQALPLPRRQLLILEALIYRQGRTVLRENLHEAVYGLADEIQSNALDAHVSRLRRSLKDAEAGVEIAVIRGVGYLLKESR, encoded by the coding sequence TTGCGAATCCTCCTCGTCGAAGATGACCTGCCCATGGCCCAGGCCCTGCAAGAGGCGCTTGGCCGGCACGGTTTGCTGGTCGATACCGTGCACTCGCTGGCCGCGGCGGGGGCGACCCTGCGCCTGAGCGTGCACGACCTGTTGATTCTCGACCGCGGCCTGCCCGATGGCGATGGCGTGGGCTTCATCGCCACCGCCCGGCGGCTGTGCCCGGCGCTGCCCATCGTGCTGCTCACCGCCCGTGGCGAGATCGCCGAGCGGGTCGACGGCCTCGATGGCGGCGCCGACGATTACCTGGTCAAGCCGGTGGCCGTCGACGAACTGCTGGCCCGGGTGCGGGCGATTGCCCGGCGCCCGGCCACGCTGGTGCTGCCCACCGCCACGCTTGGCGCCCTGTCGTTCGACTTCAGCGCCCGCGAGGCGGTCGTCGACGGCCAGGCGCTGCCACTGCCGCGGCGCCAGTTGCTGATCCTCGAAGCGCTGATCTACCGCCAGGGCCGTACGGTGCTGCGCGAGAACCTCCACGAGGCGGTGTATGGCCTGGCCGACGAGATCCAGTCCAATGCCCTGGACGCCCATGTGTCGAGGCTGCGCCGGTCGCTCAAGGATGCCGAAGCAGGGGTGGAGATCGCGGTGATCCGCGGCGTCGGCTACCTGCTCAAGGAAAGCCGATGA